Below is a genomic region from Brassica oleracea var. oleracea cultivar TO1000 chromosome C9, BOL, whole genome shotgun sequence.
CGGGTTGCTTCTTGAAGTCTAGCAAATAACTCTGCTTTAGGACCTTGAGGGTGCGAGTAGATTGGATAAAGGTAGACCATTTGGGATATATACCCCTTGTGAGATAATACGCCAACTTATACATGTGTCTGTTGACCACATACTCTAACCTGGGAGCTCGGCCTTGGAAAATGTCATCAAATACAGGAGACCGGTCGAGGACATTAATATTGTTTAAGGTACCTGGAGGACCAAAAAAAACGTGTCATATCCAAAGATCTTGTGAAGCCACAACCTCTAAGACAATTGTCGGGTTTCCTGATCCACGTGCGTACTGTCCTTTCCAAGCGGTTGGGCAATTCTTCCACTCCCAATGCATACAGTCAATGCTTCCTACCATCCCAGGAAACCGCGTTTCTCTCCAATATCGAGGAGTCGTTGAAGATCCTCTGGTGTGGGTCTTCGTAGATACCCATCTCCGAATAACTGTATTATTCCGTCGGTGAAATGGTGTAAACACGAAAGTGCCGTGCTTTCACCAAGTCGGAGATATTCGTCTACCGTGTCAGCCGCAGAATCATAAGCTAGCTGACGAATAGCTGCCGTACTTTTTTCTAGTGAAGAAAGACCAAACCTCCCGGTCGCATCTCTTCTTTGTCGAAAGAAAGGAACGTTCTCTGCGAGGCCATGGACAATACGCAAGAATAATTCCTTATTCATGCGGAAACGGCGCCAGGATAAATGTGCCGGGAATGTCGAATCTTCGCTGAAGTAGTCATTCCATAAACGGTCGTGTCGTGCTTCACGGTTTCGTTCTATATAAGCACGTCTCCTTTGCTTATTCGTTTGGAACTCGACTATGTCATTGTATGTATCTTCGACGATTTCATCGAAAATTTCTTCCAGTCTTGCTTCGACTTCATCGGATGAAGATGATGACATTTTTAGGTATCCCTCCTTGAAACCAATAATATTGAACATCATAAGTTATTTTTTTTAAAAATTTTTTTTTCAAGTTTCTATAGCAATTCTAATCTTTTAATCAATTTTAAAAGTAGTTTCTATAACTTTTTTTTTTAATTTTTTTTCAAGTCTCTATAGCAATTCTAATCTTTTTTCAAGTTTCTATATCAATTTCTATTATTTACACAAGTTGTATAAGTGATATGTTTCTAAAATTGAAACTTGTTGAAGTTAAAGAGAAGAGCAAGTGTTACCTAAACTTGTTGAAGTTAACGAGAAGAGCTAGTAGTACTTGTGTTATAAATCGAAGCAAAAGATGCAACTTCTTGTTGTAGCAGGGTGATCTTACAAAGACTTGGTACCAAAATATTACAACCTCGCCGAGGAAACGTGAAGATACAATAAAGAGATAGAAACCTAAAGGAAACAAGTTTTGATGAACGAGATAGGAAACTAAAGACAAGCATGACGACTACTTTATACTACATAAGAAGAACCCGTGACTTCCTTGACATGAGGTAAAGACCAAACGACTTTCACACCTCCAAATGCACCCGTGACTTGGTTCACATGCCTTCTGCTTGACCTGACACATCAAATAAGACAACAGTTAGTATAGTTTTAAAGCATCAAATGCACAATACACGATAACTACCTTAAAACAAGATTAAGACATCATAACATTTCGGACATTAGCTTGAGTTTAAGACTAGTTTCCAGCTCAAACAGTGGCTCTGTCTTCGCGAGTAAAACAATCAAATCTGAGGCGGTAGGAAGGTAGCATTTACGCAAGAACAATCAAACTTTAAGCTTTCATACAAAAAATTCTACTCAACACAACTAACATCTTCTCGGGTTTTTTTTTTAAACAAATAAAATACACTAATATATGTTTTTATTAATTCAAAGAAAAGAGAGTAGGAGGTTGTAGTAATCGTACCTAATTATACAGACACTCTCGAGCTTGAGGACGCTCTGGTTTACTTCTTTGAAGCTCTTCCTGCAAAAACATAAGATGAAACAGTCAAAAGTTTTACTAGATAGCATTAACAACAACCAAAAGCACAAGAGAGATACTTACCAGTCAGAAACATATCCGCCAAACCTATAAAAACTAATGCGGAGACCATTACACAAACTGCCAATGCAAAGCCATTTGTAGTCGATGATTTCTTCTTTAGCTCACAGACGGTCTTCTGTAGCTTAACCAGCTTCTGGTCACACTCAAAAGATTGATCCTTAAGCTGCCGGAGTTGTCTCTGAAACTCACACATCTCCTCCGTAACGGCCACTTCCCTGTCTTATCTAGCTTAACCGACTTCTGCTTAGTCTCATTACCTTGATCCTTAAGCTGCCTAAGTTGTGTCTGAAAGTCACTCATCTCCTCCATT
It encodes:
- the LOC106315011 gene encoding uncharacterized protein LOC106315011 gives rise to the protein MSSSSSDEVEARLEEIFDEIVEDTYNDIVEFQTNKQRRRAYIERNREARHDRLWNDYFSEDSTFPAHLSWRRFRMNKELFLRIVHGLAENVPFFRQRRDATGRFGLSSLEKSTAAIRQLAYDSAADTVDEYLRLGESTALSCLHHFTDGIIQLFGDGYLRRPTPEDLQRLLDIGEKRGFLGW